The genomic interval CCTGGAATATCGGCCATGATAAACGATTTATTATCGCGGTATTGTACAATTCCGAGGTTTGGAACCAATGTTGTAAAGGGGTAATCAGCTATCTCAGGTTTGGCTGCTGAAACAACCGATAGAAGGGTTGACTTTCCTGCATTAGGGAAGCCTACCAGTCCAACGTCAGCTAATATTTTCAGCTCCAAAACCATCCAGCGCTCCTGACCTGCTTCTCCGGGTTGAGCAAATCGTGGTGTTTGTCGGGTAGCACTCTTAAAATGCCAGTTTCCTAAACCTCCGCGCCCACCAGGGGTCAAAATCTTGGTTTCTCCATCTTCTGTGATTTCAAAAAGAATCTCACCTGTTTCGGCATCCTTGGCCACCGTGCCTAACGGTACTTCCAATATCTCGTCATCTCCATCCTTTCCCGTACGAAGAGACAGCCCACCAGGCTCGCCATTTTTAGCGATGACATGTTTTCGGAATTTTAGATGCAGGAGTGTCCACAGCTGAGCATTGCCTTTGAGTATAATATGGCCGCCGCGTCCTCCGTCACCACCATCCGGGCCGCCCTTCGCAGTTTTTTTGTCCCGATGCAAATGCGCAGAACCTGCACCCCCGCGTCCCGAACGACAGCAGATCTTAACATAATCAACAAAGTTTGAGCCTTGAGACATTTTGTAGCAATGAGGAAAGTGAATCAGTTTATTTTAAACGATCAACCTGCTCGGAAATTTTCTGAAAAATATCTTCGATCGAGCCGATACCGTTAATGGCGGTCAATTTACCTTGACCATTATAATAGTTGGCGACTGGCGCAGTTTTGGACTTGTATTCATTGATTCGTTTGCGGATCACTTCTGGATTAGCATCATCCGGGCGTCCTGAATCTTTCCCTCTCAGCAATAGTCGCTTCTCTAATTCCACCTCTTCCACTTCCAAGGCAATCATCCCGGAAATTTGAGAATCAACAGATGTTAAAAGTTTGTCCAATGCTTCTGCCTGAGCCACCGTTCTCGGAAAGCCATCAAAGATAAAACCTTTCGCTTCTGGGTTTTCTTTTAATTTATTATGGATCATTCCGATGACCACCTCATCAGGTACCAGCTTCCCATCGTCCATTAATTTTTTCGCTTCCAGGCCCAATGCTGTACCGTTGGTAATCTCGTTGCGTAGCAAATCTCCTGTTGATAAGTGCACTAAGTTGTACTTGTCGATCAGTTTTTGTGATTGGGTACCCTTGCCGGCACCTGGAGGGCCAAATAAGACTAAATTTAGCATAGTGGTTTAAAGTTAAAAAGCCTAATCAGTTGTTAGATTAGGCTTTTGAAATGTAATTATGTGCACTTGAAGGGAGTCGAACCCCTAACCTCCTGATCCGTAGTCAGGTGCTCTATCCAGTTAAGCTACAAGTGCGTCCTGAATCGGAACGCAAAGATATAATTCAATTTCTATATGAAGAAATTTTTTTCATAAAATATCGTATTATTTTTTATTCTCGCTATATAATTGGATGATCCTGATGCTTTTTTGTTAATTTTATCGTTCTATCATAAAGGGTAGTCAGAACAAAAAAACACGAAGGAACATGAGCGAGATTAAGCGTAAAAAAGTGAGACTAAGGGATATTAGCATATCATATTTGCTGAGCGATTCTGACGAAGCGGAAGCTACCATCATATTTATCCATGGTTTTCCTTTCAATAAAAACACTTGGGTGCCCCAATTACAGGATCTGCCAGATCAGGTGCGAGGGATAGCTTATGATGTTAGGGGGCATGGAAACAGCACAACCGGCCACGGCTATTTTAATTTGGATGTATTTGCTAAAGACCTGCTGGCGTTTATCGAATGGCTAGATGCTGGCCCTGTTGTCGTTTGCGGCGTGTCGATGGGTGGTTATATCGCTTTGCGTGCTCATGAAATGGATCCGGAAAAGTTTAGGGGCCTCATCCTCTGTGACACCCATTCTTTTGATGATCCAAACGAGGGGAGGATCAAGCGTTTTGCGACGATCGAATCGGTTTTGAAAAATGGTAAAAGAACATTTGCAATTGGCTTCGCAAAAAATGTGTTGTCCGAGAAAACCCGGACAAATAAAAAAGAAGTTGTCGATTTGATAAAAAGCTCGATTCGACGAAACAATGAGCGCAACATCTGCGCAACGCTTTTGGCTCTTGCCTCTCGGACAGATACAACGCATACGCTAAGTCATATCCGTGTGCCGGTCTTGCTTTTGCGGGGTGAAGAGGATCAGATTGTTTCGAAAGAGCAGATGAATAAAATGGAAAAGATGATTCCTGATGTCCGATATCTGGAGTTTCCGGGTTGTGGCCACCTTCCCAATCTCGAGAATGACACCCGTTTCAACGGAGAAATCCGTAACTTTTTTATCAGTAAAATAATGTAATAACGCTTTATGCTTCGAGTTGCCATCAATGGTTTTGGGCGCATTGGTAGAAATACCTTGCGAACGCTCATTTATCGAAATGAGGATATTCAGGTTGTAGCCATTAACGACTTAACCGACAGTGCTACCTTAGCACATCTATTTAAATATGACTCCGTTCATGGCCCTTTTCAGGGTGAAGTTACTAGTGGAAACAACAAAATTACGATCAACACAAAGGAAATCCTGATTTTAAATGAACGAGAGCCATCGAATTTGCCTTGGAGGGATCTGGATGTCGATGTAGTTGTCGAGTCGACAGGTTTTTTTACGAAAAAAAAAGACGCTGAAAAGCATTTGAAAGCCGGTGCCAACCAGGTTATTGTATCAGCACCTTCGCCTAGTAAGGAAATCCCCACCTTGGTTCTAGGGGTTAACGATTCAACAATTGATCTATCTTTGCCTCTTCTGTCCAACGCATCATGTACGACGAACAATGTTGCACCGATGGTTAAGGTTCTGGATGAGAATTGGGGAATTATAGATGGTTATATTACGACCGTTCACTCCATGACAGGAGACCAGAACCTTCACGATGCGCCGCATCGGGACTTGCGAAGAGCGCGTGCGGCGTCTGCTTCCATTATCCCAACCACGACCGGGGCTGCGAAAGCAATTACCAATGTTTTTCCTCATTTAGATGGAAAGCTCGGAGGCGCAGGGATACGTGTACCGGTTCTCAACGGATCATTGACTGATTTTACTTGTATTTTAGAAAAGCAACCCACCGTTGAAGAGATCAATGCGGTCTTTAGAGAGGCGTCTGAATCAGATTTGAAAGGGATTTTAAAGTATACCGAAGATCCCATTGTTTCAGTTGATATTCTCAATAGTCCTTATTCTTGTATTTTTGACTCGTTGCTTACTTCCGTCGTTGGCGGATTGGTAAAAGTGGTAGGTTGGTACGACAATGAATACGGATATTCAAACCGAATAGTCGATTTGTTAAGTCGGATCAATGCAATTTGATACTCTCATGATTTATTCTAATTTTGTTGCGTTAATCTTAAAATTATAAAGGAAATAATATAATGAAGACAATAGACGATATAAATTTCTCAGGTAAAAAAGCACTGATCCGCGTCGATTTCAACGTGCCATTAGACGAACAGTTCAACATTACGGACGATACCAGAATCAAAGGTGCGTTGCCAACAATTAAGAAAATTCTTGATGACGGAGGGGCTGTTATTTTAATGTCTCATTTAGGTAGACCGAAAAATGGACCGGATAATAAATTTTCGTTACGTCATATTGTCAACCACCTCTCGGATGCATTGGATCTTCAGGTTCAATTTGCAGATGATTGTGTCGGAGAGCAAGCAAAGGAGAAAGCCGCTGCCTTGAAGTCGGGCGAAGTGTTGCTGCTAGAGAACTTGCGCTTTTACGGAGAAGAGACAAAAGGCGATGCCGACTTTGCAAAAAAATTGGCTGAACTCGGAGATGTATATGTAAATGATGCCTTTGGAACCGCTCACCGGGCACATGCATCGACTGCCATTATCGCTGACTATTTTCCGGAAAATAAATATTTTGGGTACTTGATGGCAGCTGAATTGGAGAACGCGAAAAAAGTACTGGAAGATGCCGAACGACCTTTCACTGCAATTATGGGAGGGGCAAAAGTGTCTGACAAGTTGGAACTGATAGAAGCTCTTCTAAGCAAGGTTGATAACTTAATTATTGGTGGTGGTATGGCCTATACCTTCGTGAAAGCGCAAGGTGGCGAAATCGGCAACTCCTTAGTTGAACTTGATAAACTGGACCTGGCACTTGAGCTGATAAAGAAAGCGGATGAAAATGATGTAAATCTTGTTTTGCCAACGGATGCGATTATCGCGGACGAATTTTCAAATGATGCACCACATTCTCCAGGGCCGAATAGCACCATAGCGGCAGACAAAATGGGATTGGATATCGGTCCTGAATCTGCAGAGCATTTCGCTGAAATTATCGGTGCTTCGAAAACTATTCTATGGAACGGTCCAATGGGAGTTTTTGAAATGGATAGCTATGCAAAAGGAACCCGGGCTGTTGCCAGTGCTATCGTAGCAGCAACGGAACGAGGTGCCTTTTCTCTGATCGGCGGTGGTGACTCAGCAGCGGCAATCGCTAAATTCAAGATGACTGAACATGTGAGCTATGTAAGCACCGGTGGTGGTGCATTGTTAGAATACATGGAAGGGAAGGAATTGCCAGGCGTAAAAGCTATCTCCTAAGTCGAGGGAGCACCGACATATGTAGTCGGTTTCGGAGAATACTTTACTGATAAAATTAAAGGACTGTCTTTTTTCTAGTGAACAGAAAAAAGACAGTCCTTTTTTTATGGGTTTCGCTACAGAACTTGTTTTGAAATTGCTCTAAAATGCTTCTGGATTTCTGGAACACTTCTGCTAATTAAACAGTGGTCTAACAGTGGTCAAACAGTCCTTGAACAGTGGTTTAACTGACCTCTTACCACTGTGCAAGGACTGTTAAATCACTGTTAAGTCACTGTTCTTTAAAAGCCAGTCTCAAACCAGGAATTAATATATCTTTCGGCAGGCAGATTTTCTCATGATTTTTTTCGTTACATCGCGTTGTTTGGAGTCTAACCGAGTTCACTTAAACACGTGAAATTGTGGTGTGGAAAACTTTTTTGTGGGGGAAAGTGGGAGAAAGTGGAAGAATTTTATACTTTTACATTTGATTAGTAGAATTTTTTGAAGAATGAGTTATTTCCTCGGCGAATATGAATGCAAGCTAGACACCAAAGGTAGGATGGTGTTGCCGGCCGCGCTCAAAAGGCAAATGCCTGATGTTGAGCGGGAAGGGCTTGTTGTGAACCGGGGATTGGAAGAACATCTGGTGATTTACACTCGTTCAGAGTGGAATAAAATCATGGATGAACTCAGTAAGTTGAATCAATTTGAAAGGAAGAGTCGTGAGTTTATCCGCAAGTTTATGCGGGGTGCTACTGAGTTGACGTTGGATGCTGCTGGTCGGGTTTTGATTCCGAAGGCGTTGCAGGCTTATGCAGGGATTACATCGGAGGTGGTTTTGGCAAGTCAGTTTGATAAGATAGAAATCTGGTCGAAAGCGAAATATGATGAGCAATGGGAGGATGAAGGTGATGATTTTGCGACGTTGGCTGAAGAAGTTATGGGAAATTTGAGGAGGAAGGAAAATGAACAATGATTACCACATACCGGTAATGCTAACGGAGTGCATTGATGCGCTCAATATTGACCAGCATGGAATTTATGTAGATGTTACGTTCGGTGGTGGTGGGCATTCTCGTGAAATTTTGCGGAATCTGGGTGAAGGTGGTAAGCTGTATGCTTTTGATCAGGATCCGGATGCAATCGCTAATTCTATTCAGGATGATCGCTTTACATTGATTCATCAGAACTTTCGTTTCATGAAGAATAATCTGCGGGTGCATGGAGTTGTCGAAGTGGACGGAATTTTGGCAGACTTGGGTATTTCTTCTCATCAGATCAACGAAAGGGAACGCGGTTTTTCTACTCGCTTTGATGCGGATTTGGATATGCGGATGGATCAGGTCGGTACGTTGACCGCACGTGACGTGGTCAATACGTATCCAGAGGAAGAGCTTCACCGGATTTTTGGAATGTACGGCGAGATACAGAATGCTCGGACTTTAGCGCGAACTCTTGTAGCAGCGCGGGTGATTGAGCCCATTGTTACGGTCTCCCAGTTAAAACGGGCGGTTGAAGCGGTTGTTCCTAAGAAAAGGGAAAATAAATACTATGCGCAGGTCTTTCAGGCATTGCGAATTGAGGTAAACAAAGAGCTACAGGCTTTAGAAGCGTTTTTGCTCCAGTCTGCTGATTTGTTAAAAACTGGAGGTCGGCTTGTTGTGATGTCTTACCATTCGCTTGAAGATCGTTTGGTAAAAAATTTTATTGCCAAGGGTAAGTTTAAGGGGGAAGTTGAGAAAGACTTTTTTGGAAATGAAATTAAGCCTTTGCGGGCCGTCAATAGAAAAGTAATGGTGGCCTCGGCGGAGGAGGTAGAGGCAAATAATCGAGCGAGGAGTGCCAAGTTGAGGATTGCGGAAAAGATATAGTTATGGGAAATACTTACAAAAAGAATGAGCCGTTGACTGAAAAGATGCAACAGGAAATTCAGGACTCTGTTGAAGAAAAGGCGAGTGCCTCGGAAGACTTTGTCCGCAAGGTGCTTTCTGGTGGTCGACTGTCATCTTTGAGTATCGTCAATAACATTCCTTTTATTCTTTTCGTGTCTTTCCTGGGGATTATTTATATCGCAAACCGGCATTATGCAGAAAATACGGTTAGAAAGATATCCAGTTTAAGCAGGGAGGTAAAGGTGATGAGTTGGGAGTTTAAGACACTAAAGGCTGACATGATGTTGCGTAGTACACAGTCAGAGGTGCTGAAATTAGTAGATACGGTTGGTTTAAGGGAATTAGTGGTTCCACCGAGAAAGATAGTTATTAAAAAAGAGACAGATAAACAATAAGAAGTAAGCTTTAGGATAGCATGAATATCAGAACCGACATATTGCTCAGAGTCTATATTTCCTTTGGAATTATGGTAGTGATAGCGTTGGCTGTTGTTTACAAGATGTTTAACATTCAGATGGTGCATGGCGAGAAATGGGCGGCAATGGCAGACAGCTTGTCCACGCGCTATGTAGATATCGATGCAGCCCGAGGAAATATCTATTCAGTAGACGGGAGTTTACTGGCCACTTCTGTGCCCGAATATGATATCCGTATGGATATGTATGCTCCCGGTATTGAGGAAGACGACGTCTTTTATTCGAAAGTAGATTCTTTAGCACATTCGTTGTCCGGTTTCTTTAAGGATAAATCGGCGACTCAGTATTCACGGGCTTTGAGGAGAGCAAGGAGCGATAAGAATCGTTATTTTCTGATTAAAAGAGATGTTAGCTATCAATCTATGAAGAAAATGAGGTCTTTCCCCATTTTTAACCTTGGCATTATGGCCGGAGGCATGATTGCTGAACAGAAAAATAAGCGTGTTTTGCCTTTTGATGATTTAGCCAAAAGAACCATAGGTTATAAAAATGAAAATGTGCAGCCGGTAGGTTTAGAAGGTGCATATGCAAATTATATTGACGGCGAGGGGGGGAAGCGTTTGGTACAGCGGATTGCGGGTGGTGTCTGGATGCCGGTCAATCCGGAGATGGATGTAGCGCCTGTCGACGGTGCAGATATTATCTCTACCATTGATATCCGCATGCAGGATATCGCCCAAAGTGCACTGGAGCGCCAGCTGATTACAAGCAACGCTGATAATGGTTGTGTGATCGTAATGGAAGTAAAAACAGGTGAAGTACGGGCTATTGCCAATTATACCCGAGTTGCTGAAGGAACGTATGAAGAGAAATTCAATTATGCGATCGCTCAAAGTGCCGAACCTGGTTCAACATTTAAATTGGCGTCGTACCTCGTGGCGCTTGAAGATGGCAAAATAGATACGGGAGATATTGTAGACACCGGAAACGGTGTTTTCAGGGTTTATAACAAAACACATCGCGACTCAAGACATGGTGGCTATGGGAAAATTTCCGTAAAAAAGGCGTTTGAGGTGTCTTCGAATACAGCAATAACCAAGTTAATCCATACGTATTACAATGAAAGTCCGGCCGCTTTTACAAGAGGGCTCCATGAACTTCATTTAAATGATAAACTGGGTTTACAATTTCCGGGGGAAGGCAGGCCTCTGATAAAAACACCTGATTCAAAGTCGTGGAGCGGATTATCGCTTACGCAAATGTCCTATGGATATGAACTGTTGATGACTCCTTTACAGATGTTGACTTTCTATAATGCTGTGGCAAATGATGGGGTTATGATCAGTCCTCTTTTCGTAAAAGAGATTCGTCGCTTAGGAAATACCGTAGAGCGTTACAAAGCGCGGGTCATTGATGAATCCATTGCTTCGCCACGTACCATCAAGGTTTTACAGGAAATGTTACTTGGCGCGGTTGAGGAAGGGACCGGCAAAGGTCTGAAGAACTCATTGTTTAAGATTGCCGGAAAGACTGGTACGGCCCAGATGGCTGACGGTGCGGCCGGGTATCGGGGCAGACGGAGGTATCAGGCTTCTTTTGCGGGTTATTTCCCAGCTAATAATCCCAAATACTCCATGATTGTTGTGGTTCAGAATCCGAGGAACGGGTATTATGCCGCAAGCGTCGCGGGACCGGTTTTTAGTGAGGTTGCCCAACGTATCTATGCCAGTGATATGGATATGTATCAGGGAGTTGGCGGTTTCCAGATGGCGCAGGCTTCTGTTTCACCAGAAACCAAAGCGGGTTCAATGGAGGCTGCAAAAAGGCTTTATCAAGAGTTTGATTTAGGCAACGCGATTAACAATGATTCTACGCTTATTGCATACAATGACACTGATGCAGTAAAAGGGAAGGTTCCAAACTTGATAGGGATGGGGCTTAAGGATGCTTTATATATTCTGGGAAATGCAGGCTTTAAAGTGTCAGTCAACGGTAAGGGAAAGGTAGTTCGTCAATCCTTGTCTGCTGGACAAGAAATAACAAATAATTTATCAATCGCAATTGAGTTGAAATGAGAAGTTTGACCGACATATTGACTGATGTGAAGATTCTTCAGACGAAGGGCTCGCTGGATATTGTGGTTAATCAGCTACATTCAGACTCAAGGAAGGTCGAAGAGGGTGATCTGTTTGTAGCCGTTAGGGGGATTGCTGTAGATGGACATTCGTATATAAGACAGTCGATCGAGCAGGGTGCGGTTGCGATCGTATGTGAAGAGCTGCCTGATGAGTTGATCGAAGGAATTGTTTATATTCTCGTTGAGAATTCAGCCGAGAACTTAGGGCAAATGGCTCATAACTTTTATGAGCGACCTTCAAATAAACTAAAATTAGTTGGGGTTACCGGTACCAATGGCAAAACCACCGTGGCCACCTTGTTATATCAACTATTTAAAGATCTAGGCTATTATGTCGGTTTGTTGTCTACTGTTCACAACCGGATCGGATCCGAAATCCTACCTGCCGCGCATACCACTCCAGATCCGATCAGTCTGAACCGTTTGTTGGATCAAATGGTAGAGGAGGGCTGTGATTTCTGCTTTATGGAGGTTAGCTCACATGCGGTAGATCAGTCTCGCGTAGGCGGCCTGTCTTTTTCCGGCGGGGTATTTACAAATATTACACATGATCACTTAGATTACCATGGTACATTCGATAAGTATATCAAAGCAAAAAAAGCATTTTTTGATATGCTTCCTAAGTCAGCTTTTGCCCTGACAAATATGGATGATAAGAATGGCATGGTTATGTTGCAAAACACAAAAGCGTATAAGAAAAGCTATGGTCTGAAGAACTTGGCGGATTATAATGGGAAACTTATTGAAAGCCATTTTGATGGTATGCTCCTGAACGTTGATGGAGATGAGGTATGGGTGAAGTTAGTTGGTCAGTTTAATGCTTATAATTTGGTCTCGGTATACGCGACAGCCATGCTGTTGGAGCAGGATCACAAACGAGTCCTCACGATATTAAGTCGGCTTCCCGGAGCAGCGGGGCGGTTCGAGACACAGATATCGGCGGATGGTCGAATTGCGATTGTCGATTATGCTCATACGCCAGATGCGTTGGAAAATGTATTGTCTACCATCCAGCAATTGCGACAGGGTGGAGAACAGATTATTACTGTTGTGGGTTGTGGCGGTGATCGTGATAAAACGAAGCGTCCGCTGATGGCAAAAGTGGCGGTGGAATATAGTGACAGGGTGATCTTGACGTCAGATAATCCGCGAACAGAAGATCCGATATCAATATTAAGAGATATGGAAGTCGGCATCCCTGCGGATGGGCGACGGAAGACGTTTACTATTTCAGACCGGAAAGAAGCAATTCGTGCAGCTTGTCATCTGGCGCAGGCACATGACGTAATTTTGGTAGCTGGCAAGGGGCACGAGAATTATCAGGAGATCAATGGGATACGACATCATTTTGACGATAAGGAAATATTAACAGAAACGTTTAACGAGCAATAACCTATGTTATATTATTTAGTTCAATATCTTGAACAATACGTTCATATACCAGCCGGAGGTTTGTTTAACTACATTTCTTTCCGGACGGCAATGGCTGTTATTGTCTCGTTAATTATAACAACAGTATATGGAGGGCGACTAATCCGCCTCCTGCATAATAAGCAGGTAGGAGAGACAGTCAGAAACTTGGGCCTAGAAGGTGAAAGTGAAAAACAAGGTACTCCCACTATGGGTGGTTTGATTATCTTGGGTGGTATCCTTGTTCCCACTATTCTTTTTGCAAAATTAGAGAATGTCTACGTTATCCTGATGATCGTTACAACCATTTGGATGGGTGCAATTGGCTTTCTGGATGACTACATTAAGGTTTTTAGGAAAAATAAAGAAGGTTTGGCGGGACGGTTTAAGATCATTGGGCAGGTGGGCCTAGGAATTATTATCGCCTGTACTATGCATTTTCATCCCGATATTCTGGTGCGTCAGAAAGTTCCGGTAAACAAGATTACGGAAGTGGATAGTGAGAATTTGACGGAACAGATGTCAAATAGCGGACGGACTTATTATACACAGGATGTAAAATCGACCGTAACCAATGTTCCTTTCTATAAGGAAAATGAATTTGACTATGGTAATGTACTGACAATTTTGGGCGTGCCTGCGGGAAAATTCGTGTTTCCTCTTTTTCTGGTCGTCGTTGTATTTATTGTTACCGCCGTGTCTAACGGAGCTAATATAACGGACGGGGTAGACGGTTTGGCTGCTGGTACTTCTGCTATTATTGGCATTACACTCGCCATACTAGCGTATGTGTCGGGTAATACCATTTTTGCGGATTATCTAAACATCATGTACATTCCGAATTCGGGTGAGCTTGTTGTTTTTGCCGGAGCGTTTGTGGGTGCATGTGTAGGATTTTTATGGTATAACTCCTATCCCGCACAAGTTTTTATGGGCGATACGGGGAGCTTGGCTATTGGTGGGATCATAGCCGCCTTTGCTATTATGATCAGAAAAGAATTGTTGATTCCTGTATTATGTGGAGTGTTTTTAATTGAGTTGGTGTCTGTGATTATGCAGGTGTCCTATTTCAAGTATACAAAGAAAAAATATGGAGAAGGGATGAGGATTTTTCTGATGTCACCTCTTCACCATCATTTTCAGAAAAAAGGTTATCACGAATCAAAGATTGTGACACGATTCTGGATCGTTGGGATTTTGTTAGCAATCATAACCATTGTAACGCTAAAAGTGCGCTAATGTTGGATAGGGATAAAAATATAGGTGGACAAAAGCTTGTCATTTTGGGAGCAGGTGAAAGCGGTGTAGGAGCTGCTATTCTCGCTCAGCAAAAGGGCTATGATGTTTTTGTTTCAGATTATGGTGTAATCCCTGATGAGGTTAAACAGCAGATGGATGAACTTCGGATTTCTTATGAAGAAAAACAGCATTCTGAGCAGCTGATTTTAGAATCACAACTAGTGATAAAGAGTCCGGGTATTCCACAGAATGCCCCAATTGTAAAGAAAATCCGAGAAGCGGGAATACCTGTTTTATCGGAAATTGAATTTGCCGCTCGCTATACAGATGCGCGGTTGATCGGTATCACCGGTTCGAATGGCAAGTCGACCACCGCAACGCTCACATGGTTTATCTTGAATAGGGCCGGTTTGAACGTGGGGCTTGCCGGGAATATCGGCAAAAGCTTCGCCTTGCAGGTAGCGAGGGAAAAGCATGATTATTACGTGCTGGAGATCAGTAGTTTCATGCTGGATGATTTTAAAAAGATGAAACTCGATATCGCGGTTTTGCTAAATATCACACCAGATCATTTGGATCGCTATGACTATCGAATGGAGAACTATGCTGCTTCGAAATTCAGAATTAGCGAGAATCAGGATAAAGACAGTGTATTCATCTACAATCAGGATGACGAGGAGATTCAGAAAGGACTTGAACAATATAGAACACCGGCGATACATTACCCTTTTACACAAAAGAAAAAGCTTAGCGAAGGGGCCTATCTGGATATGGATGGCACGATGATAATAAACGTTTTAAATCAAGATATATTTGATATGTCAATCAATGAATTAGCTCTACAGGGCAAACATAATGTCTATAATAATATGGCTTCCGGCATTGTAGCCAAAGTTCTCGAATTGCGAAATGAGTCGATACGGGAAAGTATGGGCGAATACCAAAACATCCCACATCGGCTAGAGCATGTTTCCCAGATCGGGGGTGTCAATTTTATCAATGATTCCAAAGCGACAAATGTAAATTCTGTTTGGTATGCTCTGGAGAGTATGCCCGGAGATGTTGTGCTGATGATGGGTGGAGTCGATAAGGGCAACGACTATCATATTCTGAAAGATCTGGTTCGGAACAAGGTGACTGCAATTATCTGTATTGGAAAGGATAATCAGCGGATTCATGAAGCCTTTGCGGATGATACAGAAATTATTGTCAATACGGAAAATATGCAGGATGCTGTGACAATGGCGTTTCACTTGGCGAAGAAAGGAGATACTGTGTTGTTGTCACCGGCCTGTGCTAGTTTTGACTTATTTAAGAATTATGAAGATCGGGGCGATCAGTTTAAAAAGGCTGTTCGTGATCTATAAAAGAAAATGGG from Pedobacter indicus carries:
- the murD gene encoding UDP-N-acetylmuramoyl-L-alanine--D-glutamate ligase — translated: MLDRDKNIGGQKLVILGAGESGVGAAILAQQKGYDVFVSDYGVIPDEVKQQMDELRISYEEKQHSEQLILESQLVIKSPGIPQNAPIVKKIREAGIPVLSEIEFAARYTDARLIGITGSNGKSTTATLTWFILNRAGLNVGLAGNIGKSFALQVAREKHDYYVLEISSFMLDDFKKMKLDIAVLLNITPDHLDRYDYRMENYAASKFRISENQDKDSVFIYNQDDEEIQKGLEQYRTPAIHYPFTQKKKLSEGAYLDMDGTMIINVLNQDIFDMSINELALQGKHNVYNNMASGIVAKVLELRNESIRESMGEYQNIPHRLEHVSQIGGVNFINDSKATNVNSVWYALESMPGDVVLMMGGVDKGNDYHILKDLVRNKVTAIICIGKDNQRIHEAFADDTEIIVNTENMQDAVTMAFHLAKKGDTVLLSPACASFDLFKNYEDRGDQFKKAVRDL
- a CDS encoding penicillin-binding protein, with translation MNIRTDILLRVYISFGIMVVIALAVVYKMFNIQMVHGEKWAAMADSLSTRYVDIDAARGNIYSVDGSLLATSVPEYDIRMDMYAPGIEEDDVFYSKVDSLAHSLSGFFKDKSATQYSRALRRARSDKNRYFLIKRDVSYQSMKKMRSFPIFNLGIMAGGMIAEQKNKRVLPFDDLAKRTIGYKNENVQPVGLEGAYANYIDGEGGKRLVQRIAGGVWMPVNPEMDVAPVDGADIISTIDIRMQDIAQSALERQLITSNADNGCVIVMEVKTGEVRAIANYTRVAEGTYEEKFNYAIAQSAEPGSTFKLASYLVALEDGKIDTGDIVDTGNGVFRVYNKTHRDSRHGGYGKISVKKAFEVSSNTAITKLIHTYYNESPAAFTRGLHELHLNDKLGLQFPGEGRPLIKTPDSKSWSGLSLTQMSYGYELLMTPLQMLTFYNAVANDGVMISPLFVKEIRRLGNTVERYKARVIDESIASPRTIKVLQEMLLGAVEEGTGKGLKNSLFKIAGKTGTAQMADGAAGYRGRRRYQASFAGYFPANNPKYSMIVVVQNPRNGYYAASVAGPVFSEVAQRIYASDMDMYQGVGGFQMAQASVSPETKAGSMEAAKRLYQEFDLGNAINNDSTLIAYNDTDAVKGKVPNLIGMGLKDALYILGNAGFKVSVNGKGKVVRQSLSAGQEITNNLSIAIELK
- the mraY gene encoding phospho-N-acetylmuramoyl-pentapeptide-transferase — its product is MLYYLVQYLEQYVHIPAGGLFNYISFRTAMAVIVSLIITTVYGGRLIRLLHNKQVGETVRNLGLEGESEKQGTPTMGGLIILGGILVPTILFAKLENVYVILMIVTTIWMGAIGFLDDYIKVFRKNKEGLAGRFKIIGQVGLGIIIACTMHFHPDILVRQKVPVNKITEVDSENLTEQMSNSGRTYYTQDVKSTVTNVPFYKENEFDYGNVLTILGVPAGKFVFPLFLVVVVFIVTAVSNGANITDGVDGLAAGTSAIIGITLAILAYVSGNTIFADYLNIMYIPNSGELVVFAGAFVGACVGFLWYNSYPAQVFMGDTGSLAIGGIIAAFAIMIRKELLIPVLCGVFLIELVSVIMQVSYFKYTKKKYGEGMRIFLMSPLHHHFQKKGYHESKIVTRFWIVGILLAIITIVTLKVR
- a CDS encoding UDP-N-acetylmuramoyl-L-alanyl-D-glutamate--2,6-diaminopimelate ligase codes for the protein MRSLTDILTDVKILQTKGSLDIVVNQLHSDSRKVEEGDLFVAVRGIAVDGHSYIRQSIEQGAVAIVCEELPDELIEGIVYILVENSAENLGQMAHNFYERPSNKLKLVGVTGTNGKTTVATLLYQLFKDLGYYVGLLSTVHNRIGSEILPAAHTTPDPISLNRLLDQMVEEGCDFCFMEVSSHAVDQSRVGGLSFSGGVFTNITHDHLDYHGTFDKYIKAKKAFFDMLPKSAFALTNMDDKNGMVMLQNTKAYKKSYGLKNLADYNGKLIESHFDGMLLNVDGDEVWVKLVGQFNAYNLVSVYATAMLLEQDHKRVLTILSRLPGAAGRFETQISADGRIAIVDYAHTPDALENVLSTIQQLRQGGEQIITVVGCGGDRDKTKRPLMAKVAVEYSDRVILTSDNPRTEDPISILRDMEVGIPADGRRKTFTISDRKEAIRAACHLAQAHDVILVAGKGHENYQEINGIRHHFDDKEILTETFNEQ